A stretch of Pseudomonas sp. LRP2-20 DNA encodes these proteins:
- a CDS encoding YihY/virulence factor BrkB family protein, whose protein sequence is MIFPDLRGLPLHRVLVRTVKEFLDDEMSTYASALAYQMLFSLFPFILFLIALIGFLHLPDFFSWLRLQSELVLPPQALEQVNPVIDQLQQSKGGLLSVGIVIALWTASAGVRLMMSAMNAAYDVPEGRPVWKRIPLSIFYTVGIAGMLLVAAALMVLGPQVMEWIAAQVGMQEVIVTVWTILRWPAIVILLMVAVALIYYVMPDVKQKFRFITPGSVLAVVVWIIASLGFAYYVKTFADYNAMYGSIGAIIVLLLYFYISAAVLLLGAEMNAVIEHMSSEGKDPGEKDFKGAKPQGTITVLGHEHPVEPEPTEPNPR, encoded by the coding sequence ATGATTTTCCCCGACCTGCGCGGCCTGCCCCTGCACCGCGTGCTGGTGCGCACCGTCAAGGAATTCCTCGACGACGAGATGTCGACCTATGCATCGGCACTCGCCTACCAGATGCTGTTCTCGCTGTTCCCCTTCATCCTGTTTTTGATCGCCCTGATTGGCTTCCTGCACCTGCCGGACTTCTTTTCATGGCTGCGCTTGCAATCCGAACTGGTGCTCCCGCCCCAGGCGCTGGAGCAGGTAAATCCGGTGATCGACCAGTTGCAACAGTCCAAGGGCGGGCTATTGTCGGTAGGTATCGTCATCGCGCTGTGGACCGCCTCGGCCGGTGTGCGCCTGATGATGAGCGCGATGAACGCCGCCTATGACGTGCCCGAAGGGCGCCCGGTGTGGAAGCGCATCCCACTGTCGATCTTCTACACCGTCGGTATCGCCGGCATGTTGCTGGTGGCGGCAGCGCTGATGGTGCTAGGGCCACAGGTGATGGAGTGGATCGCGGCACAGGTGGGCATGCAGGAGGTCATCGTCACGGTGTGGACGATCTTGCGTTGGCCAGCTATTGTCATTCTGCTGATGGTGGCGGTAGCACTCATCTATTACGTGATGCCGGACGTGAAGCAGAAGTTTCGCTTCATCACCCCCGGTTCGGTGCTGGCGGTAGTAGTATGGATCATCGCCTCCCTGGGCTTTGCCTACTACGTCAAGACCTTTGCCGACTACAACGCCATGTATGGCAGCATCGGTGCGATCATCGTGCTGTTGCTGTACTTCTACATCTCTGCCGCCGTGCTGTTGCTGGGCGCTGAGATGAACGCGGTGATCGAGCACATGTCGAGCGAGGGCAAGGACCCGGGCGAGAAGGATTTCAAGGGCGCCAAACCCCAGGGAACCATCACCGTGCTCGGCCATGAACACCCGGTCGAGCCTGAACCGACCGAGCCGAACCCGCGATGA
- the def gene encoding peptide deformylase has protein sequence MIRDILKMGDERLLRIAPPVPEHLIGSSELQQLIDDMFETMHHVGGVGLAAPQIGIDLQLVIFGFERSERYPDAEPVPQTILLNPVITPLTTEIEDGWEGCLSVPGLRGVVPRFKHISYEGIDPQGNPINRFADGFHARVVQHECDHLIGRLYPSRIQDFARFGYTDVLFPGLDDRDD, from the coding sequence ATGATCCGTGACATTCTCAAGATGGGCGACGAGCGCCTGCTGCGCATCGCCCCACCGGTGCCTGAACATCTGATCGGCAGCAGCGAACTGCAGCAGTTGATCGACGACATGTTCGAAACCATGCACCACGTCGGTGGCGTGGGGCTGGCCGCGCCGCAGATCGGTATCGACCTGCAGCTGGTGATTTTCGGTTTCGAGCGCAGCGAGCGTTACCCGGATGCCGAGCCGGTGCCGCAAACCATTCTGCTCAACCCGGTGATCACCCCGCTGACCACCGAGATCGAGGACGGTTGGGAGGGTTGCCTGTCGGTGCCCGGCCTGCGTGGGGTGGTGCCGCGCTTCAAGCACATCAGCTACGAAGGCATCGACCCGCAGGGCAATCCGATCAACCGCTTCGCTGACGGCTTCCATGCCCGGGTGGTACAGCACGAGTGCGACCACCTGATCGGCCGCTTGTACCCCTCGCGCATCCAGGACTTTGCCCGGTTCGGCTACACCGATGTGTTGTTCCCGGGGCTGGATGACCGCGACGACTGA
- a CDS encoding GNAT family N-acetyltransferase: MTALHCALLTGPERRLLEHFYKQQGSRMRAANDGELWVARREGIVAGLCLSAVADGHWLTGLFVAPQARKRGVATQLVEAALAGHSGPTWLFCHPDLTVYYQRLGFGITAQLPEALASRLHRYQRSKSLLAMVRYQSSRSSSPGNNTSV; the protein is encoded by the coding sequence ATGACTGCCCTGCACTGCGCCCTGCTTACCGGCCCCGAGCGTCGATTGCTCGAACACTTCTACAAACAGCAGGGTTCGCGCATGCGCGCAGCCAATGATGGTGAATTGTGGGTGGCACGCCGTGAAGGGATCGTAGCCGGCCTCTGCCTCAGTGCCGTCGCCGACGGCCACTGGCTTACCGGCCTGTTCGTCGCCCCGCAAGCGCGCAAGCGTGGCGTGGCCACGCAGTTGGTCGAGGCGGCGCTGGCCGGCCACAGTGGCCCGACCTGGCTGTTCTGCCACCCCGACCTCACGGTCTACTACCAGCGCCTCGGCTTCGGCATCACTGCGCAGTTGCCTGAAGCCTTGGCCTCGCGCCTGCATCGCTACCAGCGCAGCAAAAGCCTGCTGGCCATGGTGCGGTATCAGTCGTCGCGGTCATCCAGCCCCGGGAACAACACATCGGTGTAG
- a CDS encoding DUF2790 domain-containing protein has translation MKPLLILALVGMSSFALADEAKPVSSEPVAQQYDYSMNLDIKRVINLSTIPNVCEVVPATMTYEDHHGQVHTIQYRAMGEGCQQG, from the coding sequence ATGAAACCATTACTGATTCTTGCTTTGGTCGGTATGTCCTCGTTCGCCCTCGCCGATGAGGCCAAACCGGTCTCCAGCGAGCCTGTGGCCCAGCAGTACGACTATTCCATGAACCTCGACATCAAACGGGTGATCAACCTGTCGACCATCCCCAATGTCTGTGAAGTGGTGCCTGCGACCATGACCTATGAAGACCATCATGGCCAGGTGCATACCATTCAGTACCGGGCAATGGGTGAAGGTTGCCAGCAGGGTTGA